ttgtgagatccaatctgggagcctttttcggtaatctgacggagagggaattgatcacggagggcatctacatcaactccattgcccctccgatgatgtgtgagtagttcaccacagacctacgggtccatagctagtagctaaatggcttcttctctctctttgatcttcaataccatgttcttcatgatcttcatggagatctatccgatgcaatactctttttcggtgtgtttgtcgaggtccgatgaattgtgagtttatgttcagattatctcttctgaattcttatatgcatgatttcgtatctttgcaagtctcttcgaattattaatttcttttggcctagataagtaattcttgcaatgggagaagtgcttagttttggattcaatcttgtggtgtcctcacccagtgacaaagtaggggtagcgaggcacgtattgtattgttgccatcaaggataaaaagatggggttttcatcatactgcttgagtttatccatctacatcatgccatcttacttaatgtgttactttgttcttcatgaacttaatactctagatgcaggcaggagtcggtcatgtgtggagtaatctctactattaaagcaggatcgaacgtcgtgatggttcaacctagcgatggttcgacctctccCAACGATCCCACCTCCTTGTACGACCCTGCACATAAAAAAAAGAACGCACCCACGAACGCATGATCCCCTCCTGCGATGCTCCCAACTGAGCCTCCTGGATCtccgcccccctctctctctgtctccACCTCGCTCGATCCGCCAGCGCAACCGACGCCGCCGCGATCGATCCCCGGGATCCATGTCCATGGCCGCCgtcaccaagaagaagaaggtcaTCATCGACACCGACCCAGGGATCGGTCCGTATCCACTCGTCCCACGCTCTCACGAACCATCTCAGGATCGAGCGCCCCACCGCGGAGCCTGAGGGACCCGGCGCCGACTGGCCCCTCGCGCCCTCCCCGCCCGCCTCCCCGTCCCCCGCATCCTGGCCCGaggccgccccctcctccaccgcgccCAGGCCGCAGCTAGAGCCGCGGCCTTCCCCCGCCTCACTCGCGCAGCGGGACGCCCTCCGCGCCGTCGAGGAGTTCTTCTCCGGACGCGGCTCCTCGGACGAGGACGGCGAGGATGAGGGCTCCGAGCCGGAGGACGGCGGGGACGCGGCAACGGGGTTCTTCCTCGGCCTGTTCAAGCGGGATGCTGCGCTACGGAGTACTATGAGCGGAGCCACGAGGAGGGGGAGTTCCGGTGCGTGGGGAGGAAGAGGAAGGGCATCAACCTCGTGCACCACGCGCGCGATGCCAAGCACTGCGGGAGGCCACTGGCGCACCGTGCGCTCGCCGCTGTCTCTGCCGCGTGCTCGGCTGGGACGTCAAGCGGCTGCCCAGCATCGTCATCGACCCCGGCGGCACGCTCGGCCAGGCCCTCCTCGTCAGGTTGTAACACTGCATCACCCGCCCTTCTGCATCTCCTATGGCGTGCCGCGCCCATCCGTCCGCTTCTCCTGTGGCGCACGGCTGTTGCTGCTCGACATCTGGAACAACGCCGCAGGGTGGCCCTACCACGCCTtcatcacgtacatcatcggtaaTTCCTTTGCTTCAAGCTTTTTCTGTTTGATTTGATACACAGTGCGTCAAATTCTAAATTCTGAAGGCTATGGTTGGAATTACCGTTCCGTTCTCATGTCCCTCGTGACTCTACCAGGTCTTTGCATCTTCAATGATTCATCCCTGGAGCCATATGATCTGTCAGATGATGACACTGATTTGCAGAACAATGTCACACATCTAAGTGATCATGCAGATGCACTGCGAAAACCTAATGATCAAGATGGTGTAAGTTCATGCAGCTACATTGCGAAAACCTGGCGATCGAGATGGTGTAAGTTTCCACTTAGTTCTTTGAATATCTTCCAGACAAAACTACTGCATGATCCTGACCTTTCTTTAGTCTTCACAAGGTTGAAAGCGCTTTTAGTTCTGCTGTAAAGCTTTTGAGAGCATCACCTGATGAGCCGTGCCACTGCTCGAGTGATCTTGTTCTAGCAGTGGTACATTTTGTTGCTCTTATAATCTGATGTCGCGATGGAAGGTGAGGACGGTTCTGCTGAAGAAAACTGATAGAAGGCATTAGTCGCCTTGCTGGTGACCAGCCCATTTGAATCATTTTTGCCTTGCATTTTCTTCAGGATTTGGTGCATGTGCATTTTCACATCTATAATTTGTAACAAACCAATTCATAGATTTGTTGTACATAAATAACCAACCAGGCATAGATCTATTTCAGTATGTTTTTCCTACCTAACGAACACTCGTGATATATAATCAGCGTCATCCTGGGCAAATCTAAATGTGACATTTATCTAACACCATGGAATAGGCTAAATGATAACCAAAGACATCATGATTGACCATACTATCTGTAATGCATTCTCTTTTGCTCTATGGGAGTTTTTTTGTCAATCATCATGACCAACTGAAATTGATTAAACCGGTAGATCCTGAACTCAATTGGAGCGAGTGCTCTACGAAAGCTTGTGATTTACCCTGGTAATGTGCTACCTATGGTTTTGGTTCAGGAAAAATAAGGTGGTGCACAAGATGCATGGCGACGAGTGTAACTGGCTTGATGCATTGATGCTTTTCACAATTCCTTTGTTCTACCAAAAGTATCGGTATTAGGAAGTTCTCTACACATTTGGAATTGATTATCAAGAAAATTTATCAGTGACATTTAGATTCAGTTTAATTATATGGTCTGTTCATTTTTTTTACATTGGTTTTATCATGTTATAAAATTGTCGTACCATAAAGTTCTTAGAACTGCATATGTTTTCCTACTGCAGGTGCCACTTGTGGTCACAATGCTGCAAATAGACGGTCCATGGATGCATATTTTAACTCTCATGAGTACTTGTAGAAGGCAAAATGTACAATGCTGAAAGATGTTATTTGCATCTACAAAGAGGGGTCATTTCTTTCGATTAATTCCATAAGAATTAGGTCACTCATTGACTAACTCAAACTTGAATCATTTGCCTTTTTATCATAGTTGGAGATGTGGTGTAGAAGGAGCAGCAGCGAATGGATGTGCCAACGAGCCCCGAGGGCGATGGCCCGTGCAACATGAAGAAGAGTACAAGACCATCCGGCAAAGGGGAGGCACACAAATAGCTAAGGATGCAAGGAGACGTGCATCTCTGCATTTCAGAGTTATCTCTTTCAGCACCAGCGATTAAATGGTCTATAGCTGGTCAGGTGTGCTTGCCTAAAATGTATTTTGTTAGTTGCTAGAGCCATGCTAGCTTTGTATGTTGTTCTTGCAGCCTCACCTAGCTGATTCTATTTAAAGCTAATATTGTTCTATCCTTCCAATTACGGTTATTCAgatcttttcttttctctattGTCATTCAGAGTACAAATCTTATGAGAATTTCAGGAATTTTGCCATATCTTCCAGTTAACTTAATTTTGTAAGTTGTGTTCTAAatcaatttttattttattttcagaaaGCCTACTTTAAAGCTCCGTGAATCCATTAGAGTTTTTGTGGAGGTAAGTAGGGAACCTTTTTTAACTTGGTGGATGTACTGTTGTAGGGATGGAGACTTTCTCTCCACGTGAAATGCCAGGAATTCTCAAAGGCGTCAACAAGACCGAGAGGAGATTGAGGCAAGAACGTTGATCTCAAGTTCATTGTTGTCTTTTTCTGTCTGCATATTTTATTATTTGAAGTTGCAGCCAATTTATGGTTTATTGTAGTTCATTGTTTCTCCTCTTAACTATGTAGATGGAACAATGATCGCACATATAACAGTAAGCTATATTCTCTTCACATTTATGCATATTATTGCTGGGAGAGAAAAATCAATTATAATACACACACATATCTTTTTCCATTTATTTATTCTTGCTCGGAGAGAAAAAACAAAGTAGCTCCAATAACATGTTTTATATAATCGTATGTCTTGCAAACTAGAAAAAGGAAACTAACCACTCCCTCCAATACAATTAATATTGACGctgctttagtacaaagttgtactaaagcaGCGTCAATTATTATGGGTAGGATTGTACTAAAGTAGTGTCAATTAATATGGATTGGAGGGAGTGTCATTTTTGTTTTCTAACTTGTAATGCAAAATGTGGGAGCTTATATATACTCACATAAAACAAGTAGTTGTTACAAAATTCTTCATTGTTGGTCTTGTATGTCTAAATATTGATGATGTAGTTGTCATCTATAAACAAAAACAttccttttcaaaaaaattcttgaGCTGACTGTGATGAGAAGGGGAGCTTGGAGGAGGCCATCATGACGATGCTGCCACCTCGACAGAGAAAGGCTACGCAACACGAGAACAAGGAGGCGAGACGGTACTCTGCTGGAGCCGGACCATGGGGAGGTTTCAATTTCCAGAAATCTTAGTTGCTAGCATATGTAAGGTTTGAAGTAACGATTGAGAAAATAAGCATCTAAATACCAAGCAATTTCTATGATAATTTATATTTGAGAATGTTGAGTTTGTTCTCGTGGAAGTATTGACTATCTTTCTAACTGGATAAGAAGTCATGTGATCATAATGCACTACTACTTCCTTCATGCTTATATGGGAGAATTGATTGGTTAAAGAGGACAAAAGGTTGCCATTTTATTTTGAACTGGTACAGTTTGTTTGTCGTTGTGAGATTTTTTTAGTACAAATCTTAGAGATATGCATATATTTGACATATGCATGGAATGAACACACATTATTGAGGAATCCCCTATATGACATATGATGGGAATCAACCTGCTCACATATGACAGGAATCCCCTATGATTTGTGATTCCTGCAAGTGTATGGGGGTATTTGAGCCATATCATAGGAAAATAATTTGCAATAGAGACTTGTGGTGAACTTAGCCATCATGATGTGAACATGCTTCCTTTAATTTGAACTTCGTGTTTACTATACTTGATTCATGCTTGCTTTCACTCTGATATGTGTAATTGATGCGTATTTATCTTAATGTTGCTCAAAATATCATGTTTGTAAGATCGGATAGATGTTTTGATGATCTCAACTCATCATGTTTTTTCAATATAATCTCAGTTGTGTTGCAAAAATATTGGCtcccgtagcaacgcacgggcaattaactagtagtagtagatgcagaatcatttcggtctacttgatacgaacgtgatgcctatatgcataatcagtgccttagatatctttataattattcgcttttctatcaattgctcgacagtaatttgttcacccaccgtattatttttcctttatgagagaagcctctagtggaacctatggcccccggggtctattttccatattatattttcagatctataaacaaaacaaaccaaaaatattttgttgcagtttatttacttttgtttccgcaatcttttatgtctatctctatcagatctcatccttgcaaataactctgaaggaattgacaacccctttatagcgttgggtggaagtgtttgattgtttgtgtaggtactactattggggccttgcttgttcctaatactggattgataccttggttctcaacaaactgagggaaatacttatctacttcgatgtatcaccctttcctcttcaagggaaaaccaactcaagctcaagaggtagcaccttcCTGACAAGTTTCCTCTTGGATGTATTTTTCTCAAGTATGAAATCAGCATCCTCTTCATCCGAGTTCCTTGGCTTCCTTGCTCTAGTGTCTGCCTTGGGCAAGTCATGGGAGCTAGGAGTCCCTGGGTGTGAATGGCCTGCCTCGGGACTAGTgtgtgcatcaagatctatactCTGCTCTTTGAAATTGTTCTAACAATCATCTGAACATGACATGGCTGAGCACTGACCCTGTGAATAGATGTAGAGGAGTTGAaaagatgagcatcacaaaattcagacatTTTTGCAAGTTTGAACTCAAAAATTTAGTACTAGGTTTTCACTGTAAGTAAGTTTGGTTCCATCGAGTTTCAAAATTCGGAGCTTCCGAAGCAACAAACCTTCTTAACAAAAACGTGGTCACTTGGATTCGTTTTACTGAAGAAAGACTCGGTCTCATCGAAGTTGTgctcaaaaaccctaaatatcCATCTAGGTGACACTGATAGGAACTTCTGTGTTTCATCAAGTGGCCCTTTGTGCTGTGGGCGGCCCACATCGGTGCCGCAGAAACGTTTAGACTTGGTGACTCCAAAATTGCTTACGGCGGAAACCTAACCCTAAATTTTTTAGTTCCATCTATTCTATGAAGTTTTCTTAAGGATGGATGCATTGGAAACTATGGTAAGAAAACTAATTTAGCCTAATGCGCATGAATCGGACTCTGGAGCGCAAGAGGAGTTGAAGATTTACCCTAACTTAGCGAAATCTCCTCTACGGAGGCAACGACGGGGATGAATCCATTGAGGGTGGAGGATTtctatggcaagggcacacgggaaGCAACATCAAAGTCGTGCAAACGTGGGCGGACGCAGCAGTTGTGTGCGGGCGACCGAAGGTTTGGAGAAATTTTAAAGTTCGGGGGTTGCGGATATATATACCCATGTGTTGTCGGCAACACCGATTAATCGAAATCAGTTTCATTGAGATGCTTTACTGTATGTTGGTAGGGCAACCCGGTTACGCCGAGATTTTTCAATCTGTGGTGCCGAGGTTCaaaaaccagatcaaccctagtgcCTCGGTGGAAATGAGTTTTATAAGTTGGTCACATCAATTgcacttgggaggttttggaagtcagcccttTGTCGAAACAGTGGTTGTGAGTGCTCACCCAGAGGGTCcgaaaagtgcttgctcaaattttatgatgaagcatgaatataattGTAGGCAAGAAAGCATAAATAGCTAGagggggtacttaggcattcttgtacatcCAATTGGCGAGAAAAATGAAAGCCAAAGAACAATAATTGGATTTCCTCGAATgaagaaaaatatgcataccaacatgctcacacaataagatgtcaaataaaacatggcaaacatgcaaaCCGCTCTAGTATATACCAAGTGAGGGAGTCCAGGACTAAGGGGCCCTCGGGCCGCTTACAGGTTTCCCTGGGCCGGACTCTCGGGCCGTTCTATCGTCATAAGTAAAGTGATGTTATGTTCAAGATGGACTCTTTCAAAGACTTGGCATGTACTCCATGATCCTGTGGAGACCTACGTGATCCCTCCTTAATGTGTAACCGACGCTGTGTAACCCTaacacccctggtatctatataaaccagggggtcATAGTTTGCAGGGTAGATTAAGCTCATTactattagggtttagaccacaccatccgatctcgaggtagatcaaataTATACTCTGTGCAACCCCATCAACacaacaaaagcaggacgtatggttttacctccatcaagagggcccgaacctgggtaaacatcgtctcccctGTCTCTCGTTACccgatccaagatccatagtttggaccccctacttgagatctgccagttttgacattggtgctttcaacaAGAGCCTGTTGTGGAACTACAGATTGATTGATGGCATGTCTCATTGTCAATGATGACATCCGCACCGAGGATGTTTTCCTCCCCGTATAGATCTTCGTGTTCGGCAGCATCGTGATGCATGCTAACCCATCTGGTCGCTTAGACCGGATCGGAAACCTTTCCCCCGATGAGGAGATCGGGTTCGGGAACTTAGAGTTCGTCGTCGACTCCTGGGGAGAGCTTATTCTAACAACAACTTTCACCCTCGATGCCCTGACATTGGAGGGGcggatctcgtcctcgagatgacTCTCATCCAAGCTCCGGCCTCGAGGCCCGAGCCAAATGGCATATCCGGATCATCTTTGGGTGAACTCTACTCTGGCACAACTCCGAATATTCCGATAACAGCGGCACTAGGGGTTGACCCCATGAACTCCGAAAACATGGACGTCGTGGATGTTACGGAATTAAACGAGCTGCTCGGTCAAATTTAGGCCATGGGAGTACCCCACGACCAAACGTCAATCTATGATCAGATAGGAATCAAACCTGACGACAGGGAAATCCACATCCCACCTATCACCCACTTGATTGCCACCATTGAGAAACCGGCAAGGTTCGCCTTCCCAACCATCAGAGCTCAAAATCGTCTATATTTCGGTATCCGACCAGACTCCCTCGGAAGTTCGGCAATCGAGCTACGCCCCGAACTGAACCCGGGGAATGAGCACTCATGTTCGGCCAGCCCATCTCACCGTACTCCTCGATGGCGTCAGATGCAATTGACAAAACCAAGAATTCGTGTCCGGTTGGGACACCCGCTGAACCAAATAGCACCAGATTTGGCAGACAAGTAGACGCACGAGTTCGTGACAAAACCACTCTCAAATTTGATTCTCCGCTGACCCAATCCTCAAAAGAGCTAACCAGATCGAATACTCAAAGTAAGAAACgagctcaccaagtttggggtcgATCCAAGCACGTTTGAGCCTCCAATCACTAGCTTGAACATTGTCTAGTCAGATGcaccaaatctggacagaatctccacttcttctctttcctctctcACACGTTGTGTTTTCTCTTGTGTGCTCTCTCTCACTCTTAGAATGACACCACCACAAGTAAGGGTGGAGTGGCTAGAGTTTTCTTCTTGCTTTCCTTCCCTTGAAAGCACTCTCAGCCGTTGGATGCAGCGAGGATCAACGGCTGACATGTGTTGGACTTATGGGCTGATGTTAGGTTGCCAACACACCTTCATGTGGAGGAACTTAGCCCAACACAAGTGGCGTCACCATACAACAGTCTTGTTCTTACAAATGCTCAACAACTTATTTACTACCTTTAGCAACAGCAAAGTAAAATTAAAAATGGTATCTTTACTAATGTAAGACGTTTTCTGATACTCGTAAATGTCTTACTGAACGGAGGGAGGGAGTAGTTGAAAACAGGACACAGCGGATGCAGCAGACTATGCGGTACGTCTCTCACTTCAAATGCTGGTCCAAAAATGCACAGTTCAAACACTATCAAAAGACTTGATTTGTTATATTAGAAATATTTTAACCGGCTCAAGACAGAATCAGGTGTTTAAACACCAACGCATACGTCTGACATTTCAAATACTGATCCAAAAATGGGCACTTCAAACACTATAAAAACTCAAAAGACACCACCTAAAGCAAGTATATAGGGGTAGAAAGAGAGCGTGTAAACGGGACCAAGCAGCACGGCCTCTCACTCCTCGTCCGGTTCGGCGGCCTGGAGCCACACCACGAACGGCCTAGCATTCTTCACAACCTGGGAGTCCTTGCCGGCAGCAACAGCTTCATCGTACCACTGGACAATGGCTTCTTCCTCGAGGACGTCGCCATCATACAGGTATTTCAGGACTACCGGCACCTCCTTCAGGGCCTCGGCGCTGCACCTGCCGCAGaacgcctccatggcctggagcaGCAGCATCTGGGCTCCTTCATCAGGCACGGCAGCGGCAAGGTAGCCATTGTTCTTCTTGACGTCCTTTGCAAAGCCCTTGCCGACACCATGGAAGAGCGCCTCAAAGAGAGCGCCCATCACGTCCTTGGCGGGTAAGGTTGAGGAGGACAGCACAGCCTTGATCTGGGCTGGAGTGGCAGCATTGCCCAAGTTGGCCTTGATCTCCTCGACCAGTTCATCATATGGAGTCATTTTggcctgtttcttcttcttcttctctgcctCTTCGGTGGCAAGCATGACCATCTCGGCAGTTGCCGCACTCAGCTGCTCCTCCATGCGCTTTCTCGCAGCCTCTGCTGACGTGTCAGTCTGCCACtccacaccatcatcatcatcatcgtcatcgtctgcAGCAGCTGCAAAGTCAGCATCTTGACTGCAAGTTGGCGAGGTTGCACGTTCTTCATCAGAACCACCAGCAGTAGCATTTTTCTTTGCAGCAACACCTTTTGCAGCACTACTGTCCTTGGATGAAGCACCTATCTTCTTCTTGAGTTTCTTCATCTCCTCATCAGCAGCCTGACCTTCCTTGAGCCGCTCCTTCTCAGCTCTTCGCATAGCCTTCTTGTCCTGGCCTCCCTTCTTCTGTTCTGGCGGGTGCTTCAGGATGAATGTAGCGAGCTTGTCCCTCATGTCAACATCCGAGATGAAGCCACAGGCGGCACATTTCAAAGACAGCGTCTGTTTCTTGGAGATGACGACCTCTGTCTCAGGATTGCGACACTTGTAACACTGGACATACTTACTGATGAAGGTCTCCAGAAGACCGGCCAGCTTTGCAGTGTCGTGGGCACCATTGACAATGGAAACCCCCGTCTTGTCATCAAATTTAGACTGGGCCCCAAGCTCACAGCCAAAGAACTTCGTTGTGTAGGAAGCAGGCCTGGCAAGCGCTTTTGCAATGTCAACCATGTTGACGATGTTTGTCTTGATGCCATTACCACGGCCTTCTATTTTGGTTAACATTCTGGGCATCTTGTACCTGTAGAAGGCGTCATCCTTGTTGGAAGCACCAATGTTCTGCAGCGCCATCTTGGCTCGAGCTTTCTTATGTCCTATCAGCCGTGTCCAAATTCAGAAGCAAGAGCAGAGTTTGAGCCGACTTTGACCAGTGGCAACTGATCTCTCGGAACTATAACGGGGAAGACAAGCTTATCCCTCTTTTTCGATGTGCGAGAACACTCTCCCGGCAATCTAACTGATCCAAAGTAGAGCCAATGTTGTCCAGACATGAAAGATGCCCTCCACTCCACTTCGTCAGGATGTATCGAAGCGATCCTACTACCTGGATTAAAGCAAGTCAACGTTCACACATTAGAGATTCGACGTACGAGCTAAGATtgagaaagcatatcatcatgccAGAAAAGGGGGCACGTGATAAAACCATCCATATGGCACCAACTACTAAATCAACATTACATACTGGCATACAGCATATGCGTGGCCAGTATACACAGAATCAGATAGTGCAAATAGATCAGATCCGGTtcaatcaaacaatcaatcatCTCGCGCAATCAACCAAGGTAAGGTAGCAGCACAGGATCATACGCTGCAAATGCTGAATCGCATCCTGCTACTGCCGTAAAGATCATATCATTCCCCatgaaaaaacaaataaaacctaCGCCGGATCAGGTCCGGCTCAGCTGACATCGTAGTGGACGATCCTAAGATTTTTCTTGTTCTAAATAAATAAACACAGTAAATAAATACGAGGacgcccaaaccctagctcatgcGCAGTCCACAGCAATAATCGCTAAAACTACCGAAACAAAGAGTATCCAGGTAGCAGGGCCTTCCCGCTCGGATCCACCCTGAATCAATCAAAAATACAGAGCGATGTTATTACTCACCTAGGGCCGGAAACTCGGGCGCCGGCGGGGAGGAGCACTCGAACAGGGGAGTTTGGGGGCGATGGCGGCGCTGGCGATTGATGAGAGTAGGcttggggagggagggagggcgtGCGTGCGGCTTTTATTTGAAGCGGTCGAGGCGCGGCCGGGTGGATTTCGTGATGGATTCGGTTTCTAATCTAGTCCGACCTGTGCTAggaacttagttttctttttaagtttttctttatatatttttttcatcGAGAAAGTTTTCTTTTTaagttttttttatattttttttcatcGAGAAAGTTTTCTTTTTAAAGTTGCCATATAATTGTTGTGCTTTTGTATTGGGGTTAGAAAATAATTTATTTCAAATTATTTGCATCCTGCCAATATATAACTTGCCACGTATGCCATGTGACACGTGAATTAGAATCTTCACACGATCGAatcataaaataaaacaaaaacaagttgacATTCTTATCcaaacaaatactccctccgttcctaaatataagtctttacagAGGTTTTAttcatggactacatacggatgtatatagacatattctagagtgtagattcactcattttgcttcgtatgtaggctcttagtaaaatatcttaaaagacttatatttaggaacgga
This genomic stretch from Hordeum vulgare subsp. vulgare chromosome 6H, MorexV3_pseudomolecules_assembly, whole genome shotgun sequence harbors:
- the LOC123403946 gene encoding eukaryotic translation initiation factor 5-like; this translates as MALQNIGASNKDDAFYRYKMPRMLTKIEGRGNGIKTNIVNMVDIAKALARPASYTTKFFGCELGAQSKFDDKTGVSIVNGAHDTAKLAGLLETFISKYVQCYKCRNPETEVVISKKQTLSLKCAACGFISDVDMRDKLATFILKHPPEQKKGGQDKKAMRRAEKERLKEGQAADEEMKKLKKKIGASSKDSSAAKGVAAKKNATAGGSDEERATSPTCSQDADFAAAADDDDDDDDGVEWQTDTSAEAARKRMEEQLSAATAEMVMLATEEAEKKKKKQAKMTPYDELVEEIKANLGNAATPAQIKAVLSSSTLPAKDVMGALFEALFHGVGKGFAKDVKKNNGYLAAAVPDEGAQMLLLQAMEAFCGRCSAEALKEVPVVLKYLYDGDVLEEEAIVQWYDEAVAAGKDSQVVKNARPFVVWLQAAEPDEE